In Candidatus Campbellbacteria bacterium, the following are encoded in one genomic region:
- a CDS encoding DUF5667 domain-containing protein produces MSKENKTEKELENKLQAAKNVSLSEGERERMRNFLYSYMEHTPVRGERAAHTSSRSWFALVSLRLVPALVVVLFFVSGGFVMAQNALPGDPLYVLKTAQEEMRNQLSFSTESKARLDAARVERRLSEASELAFSDSLTPKTSEQLKTKIDTRIRSIEKKIAALEEQNDAITALEIGSEYESILRVYRDLLARLSEGNSEMAGLVASLTDMDYEKETTESLSVSEPPETEGALSLESEEPPKELADDGSEGGSSSAEAGGEVGIMAEEEVSVSVDVNEEDSEEDQLQENNKDEAKELRIETENIEEKDNLTINTLELFVSTRLEKTEVLLEKKEVGNSELKERLSEHLEQAKRDYENGKKASENDSEEEAREYFKTSLGRIEDVRTTLRISESIPAQSILESLKKETSANAFDALEGIIKGFRSEKGDEEDGEGEEETEEAKNNDEGSKEAEEEEGNKSEKEEQNDKESSEEGDLEKEIEGAVEVEVAD; encoded by the coding sequence ATGAGTAAGGAAAACAAAACAGAAAAGGAATTAGAAAACAAGCTTCAAGCCGCGAAGAATGTTTCGTTGTCTGAGGGTGAGCGCGAACGTATGCGGAATTTTCTTTATTCTTATATGGAACACACTCCAGTGCGCGGTGAGAGAGCGGCGCACACCAGTTCTCGTTCGTGGTTTGCTCTAGTGTCTTTGCGTTTGGTTCCGGCTTTGGTCGTAGTGCTTTTCTTTGTAAGCGGTGGTTTTGTGATGGCGCAAAATGCTCTACCGGGGGATCCTCTCTATGTTCTGAAGACCGCACAAGAAGAGATGCGAAACCAGCTTTCCTTCTCAACTGAATCTAAGGCGCGTTTGGATGCCGCCAGGGTGGAAAGGCGTTTATCAGAGGCTAGCGAATTGGCTTTTTCGGACTCGCTTACGCCAAAGACTTCAGAGCAACTAAAGACAAAGATCGATACTCGTATTCGGTCTATAGAAAAGAAAATCGCCGCGCTGGAAGAACAAAATGACGCCATAACGGCTCTCGAAATAGGTAGTGAATATGAATCTATCCTCCGAGTTTACAGAGATCTCTTGGCTCGTCTTTCCGAGGGCAACAGCGAAATGGCCGGCCTTGTTGCCTCTTTAACAGATATGGATTATGAAAAAGAGACTACGGAATCTCTGAGTGTTTCTGAGCCTCCGGAAACCGAAGGGGCTCTTTCGCTTGAAAGTGAAGAGCCTCCGAAAGAATTAGCTGACGATGGATCTGAAGGCGGATCATCTTCAGCTGAAGCAGGGGGAGAGGTGGGTATTATGGCTGAAGAAGAGGTAAGCGTTTCAGTTGATGTCAACGAAGAGGACAGTGAGGAAGACCAATTGCAGGAGAATAACAAGGACGAAGCAAAAGAACTTCGGATCGAAACAGAGAACATAGAAGAAAAAGACAATCTAACAATAAACACTCTTGAGTTATTCGTAAGTACGCGTCTGGAAAAAACAGAAGTGCTTCTCGAGAAAAAAGAGGTTGGTAATAGTGAGCTAAAAGAACGGTTGTCAGAGCACTTGGAGCAGGCGAAGCGAGATTACGAAAATGGCAAAAAAGCTTCTGAAAACGATTCTGAAGAAGAAGCTCGAGAGTACTTTAAAACATCTCTAGGTCGTATTGAGGACGTTCGAACAACCCTTAGGATTTCTGAATCGATCCCGGCTCAGAGTATTCTGGAGTCTTTAAAGAAAGAAACCTCCGCTAATGCTTTTGATGCCCTTGAGGGCATAATAAAAGGCTTTAGAAGCGAGAAGGGAGACGAGGAAGACGGTGAGGGCGAAGAAGAAACAGAAGAAGCCAAAAATAACGACGAAGGAAGTAAAGAGGCGGAAGAAGAGGAAGGTAATAAATCGGAGAAAGAAGAACAGAATGACAAAGAGAGTAGTGAAGAGGGAGATCTTGAAAAAGAAATAGAGGGAGCGGTGGAGGTAGAAGTCGCGGATTAA
- a CDS encoding RNA polymerase sigma factor, which yields MKHDGGDIEKKFIETHEAYSDAIFRFCFFKISDRDKAYDLAQETFVRLWNYIRDGEKTIDNERAFLYKIARNLIIDEYRKKDSMSLDTLQEGGFDVSSGGEKDIEMDVSTREVVEAIHKLDDLYCEVALLRFVEGYPPREIAEMLSVSENVVSVRLNRAVKKLRVMLKVENE from the coding sequence ATGAAGCATGACGGGGGAGATATAGAGAAAAAATTTATAGAAACACACGAAGCCTATTCAGACGCTATCTTCCGTTTCTGTTTCTTTAAAATATCTGATAGAGATAAAGCTTATGACCTTGCACAGGAAACTTTTGTGCGCTTGTGGAATTATATTCGCGATGGAGAAAAAACCATCGATAACGAGCGCGCTTTTTTGTACAAGATAGCGAGAAATCTGATCATAGACGAATACCGCAAAAAAGACTCTATGTCTTTGGATACTCTACAGGAGGGAGGCTTCGATGTATCCTCCGGCGGGGAAAAGGATATTGAGATGGATGTAAGTACTCGCGAAGTAGTTGAAGCTATTCATAAGCTGGATGATCTCTACTGCGAAGTAGCGCTCTTGCGCTTTGTTGAGGGGTATCCTCCGAGAGAGATCGCTGAGATGCTCTCGGTCTCCGAAAACGTTGTTTCTGTCCGCTTGAACAGGGCGGTAAAGAAATTGCGCGTAATGCTAAAAGTTGAAAATGAGTAA
- a CDS encoding alpha/beta fold hydrolase: protein MKKLILLIVPVFLIAPNVADAYQVNYASVEDIVGDEVILKYRTTDGYTFSVCDFSGQCGELLYDENEDNDAPQVFPEILGKTDYEKSVDGHRAVVKLAEIGDNTYRALYAVDGDDSSFISLIPYNGPSIRTSITYANDAVVFVGNGGEITRYQVSTGKISEISTEKTYYPYISLSEHGKYITAYYGGDDEHKIWNLINGKEMSISTETPSYVVFDNREERVAYLEEVDGFKKLFVAPIDDLEDKEEVNEGDYTVVEYEFIGDTLYYIANSEEGPSGPYIWNLYSYDPESGETEVVDSDVGYDDWYGNLKKTHSALMYEKVDGTNKNVIIYEPDAREGEKRTVLSAVEPREASDKITRTAVDLDGVPGVLLTPEGETGELPLIVWLHGGPMRQTSIGYHTFYGYAVYDEFLERFAEEANVLKIDYAGSWGHGEELRERLDDNLGVADVSDVLKSIEEIKKERDISNVYLLGNSYGGYLGARTLVEDPEEIDAVVSLSGVLDWESLISRIPSSPFKTYFDGTPNRDNEDKYEAASIMSRLDNIDDEKILLVYGEDDATVPTWQSTEFYSFAEEEGKNVELVNYEEEGHTILKSENLLDLCQRTAEVFSLSESLCEI from the coding sequence ATGAAAAAATTAATTCTCTTAATAGTGCCGGTATTCTTGATTGCTCCGAATGTAGCGGATGCTTATCAGGTTAACTATGCCAGTGTGGAAGACATCGTGGGTGATGAGGTAATTTTGAAATACAGAACGACCGACGGATATACTTTCTCTGTCTGTGACTTTAGTGGACAGTGCGGAGAGCTTTTATACGATGAAAACGAGGACAATGATGCCCCGCAAGTTTTTCCGGAAATTCTCGGAAAGACTGACTACGAAAAAAGCGTTGACGGTCATCGCGCGGTAGTTAAGCTTGCCGAAATTGGTGACAACACATACCGCGCTTTGTACGCCGTGGACGGTGACGATTCTTCTTTCATTAGTTTAATACCTTACAATGGACCATCTATTAGGACTTCTATAACCTACGCGAACGACGCGGTGGTTTTTGTTGGTAATGGCGGTGAAATAACAAGGTATCAGGTATCAACCGGAAAGATCTCTGAAATTTCAACAGAAAAAACCTATTACCCATATATAAGCCTCTCGGAGCATGGCAAGTACATAACGGCTTATTACGGAGGAGACGATGAGCATAAAATATGGAATCTAATTAATGGTAAGGAAATGTCAATTTCTACCGAAACCCCGAGCTATGTGGTTTTTGATAATAGAGAAGAACGGGTGGCCTATCTGGAAGAGGTAGACGGATTCAAAAAGCTTTTTGTCGCTCCTATCGATGACTTGGAGGACAAAGAAGAGGTTAACGAAGGCGACTATACCGTGGTTGAGTATGAGTTTATCGGCGACACTCTTTATTACATAGCAAACTCTGAGGAGGGTCCCTCCGGTCCGTACATTTGGAATCTTTATTCCTATGATCCCGAGTCAGGAGAAACCGAGGTAGTTGATAGTGATGTGGGTTATGACGACTGGTACGGCAACCTCAAAAAGACACACAGCGCCCTAATGTACGAAAAAGTAGACGGTACAAACAAAAATGTGATCATCTATGAGCCAGACGCGCGGGAAGGAGAGAAGCGCACGGTGCTGTCTGCGGTAGAACCGCGAGAAGCTTCCGATAAGATAACGCGAACCGCGGTAGATCTTGATGGCGTACCCGGAGTTCTTTTAACTCCTGAAGGAGAAACCGGAGAACTTCCTTTGATCGTTTGGCTTCACGGCGGTCCAATGAGGCAGACCTCTATCGGTTACCATACCTTCTATGGGTACGCGGTTTACGATGAATTTCTCGAGCGTTTCGCCGAAGAGGCTAATGTACTAAAGATCGACTATGCCGGTAGTTGGGGACACGGCGAAGAGCTACGCGAAAGACTTGATGACAACTTAGGCGTAGCGGATGTAAGTGATGTTCTTAAGTCTATAGAAGAGATCAAAAAGGAAAGGGACATAAGCAACGTGTACTTGCTTGGTAACAGCTACGGTGGATATCTGGGTGCTCGAACTCTTGTGGAAGACCCGGAAGAAATTGATGCCGTAGTATCTTTGTCAGGTGTACTTGATTGGGAGAGTCTTATTTCAAGGATCCCTTCGTCTCCGTTCAAAACCTACTTTGACGGCACTCCAAACAGAGACAATGAAGACAAGTACGAAGCGGCTTCTATAATGAGTCGTTTGGATAACATTGACGACGAAAAAATACTTCTCGTATACGGTGAAGATGATGCGACAGTGCCAACGTGGCAATCTACGGAGTTTTACTCTTTTGCCGAAGAAGAAGGCAAGAACGTAGAGCTTGTGAATTATGAAGAAGAAGGACACACGATCCTAAAAAGCGAGAATCTACTCGATTTGTGCCAAAGAACAGCCGAAGTCTTCAGTCTTTCTGAATCCCTCTGCGAAATTTAG
- a CDS encoding PH domain-containing protein: MIDLHEGEKIDMVIRKHWFVLVSRIFSLFLLLFLPLVVYYLINFLMGAWGTENQLSMFDSIDGAYLLLGLILWFFFIWIWAFIIWTDYYLDVWIITNERILDIEQHGFFRREISTFRAERIQDVTIEVHGVISTFLNFGTIHVQTAGENRYFEMKGAPAPTHLKQVINSLQRNSSRNSYRNEGGA; this comes from the coding sequence ATGATCGATCTTCACGAAGGAGAAAAAATAGATATGGTGATACGCAAACACTGGTTTGTACTAGTGAGTCGTATTTTCTCACTATTTTTGTTGCTGTTTTTACCTCTGGTTGTCTATTACCTTATCAACTTCCTTATGGGAGCGTGGGGGACGGAAAACCAACTTTCTATGTTTGACTCGATAGACGGAGCTTATTTATTGCTGGGATTGATCCTTTGGTTCTTTTTCATATGGATATGGGCATTTATAATTTGGACTGACTATTATCTTGATGTCTGGATAATAACTAATGAGCGCATTTTGGATATTGAACAACACGGTTTCTTCCGTCGTGAGATCTCCACTTTTCGCGCGGAGCGTATCCAAGATGTTACGATCGAGGTTCACGGCGTCATCTCTACCTTTCTTAATTTTGGCACTATTCACGTGCAGACCGCGGGAGAAAACCGCTACTTTGAAATGAAGGGAGCTCCGGCGCCGACCCACCTTAAGCAAGTCATCAACTCACTCCAAAGAAACTCTTCGAGAAATAGTTATAGAAATGAAGGAGGAGCTTAA
- a CDS encoding SIMPL domain-containing protein (The SIMPL domain is named for its presence in mouse protein SIMPL (signalling molecule that associates with mouse pelle-like kinase). Bacterial member BP26, from Brucella, was shown to assemble into a channel-like structure, while YggE from E. coli has been associated with resistance to oxidative stress.), with protein sequence MEFLNSKLGRLVNLGGILLIVLTLFVGVKTINEIKQFSYIGDDSVSETRSITVSGEGEVFATADIATFNYSVRERGETVAEAENLATEKWNQILDYLDDAGVKEEDIKTTGYSISPVYENVSSSGFRFDNDREIVAYTVTQTAQVKVRDTDKTGEILSSVGDFEVNNLSGISFTIDDESELMAEAREKAIENAREKAKTLARNLGVGLDDVISYNENQGGYPRPYHGDMARLEVEEDGGSSAPSIPAGENRISVNVEVTYRIR encoded by the coding sequence ATGGAATTTTTAAATAGTAAATTAGGACGATTAGTGAATTTAGGAGGAATACTATTGATAGTATTAACTCTGTTTGTTGGTGTAAAAACGATCAACGAAATAAAACAATTCAGTTACATAGGCGATGACTCGGTTTCGGAGACGCGTTCTATAACAGTGTCCGGAGAAGGGGAGGTATTTGCTACCGCTGATATCGCAACCTTTAATTATTCAGTGAGGGAGCGAGGAGAAACCGTGGCAGAGGCAGAGAATTTGGCCACCGAAAAATGGAACCAAATTCTCGATTACTTGGATGATGCCGGAGTAAAGGAAGAGGATATAAAAACAACCGGATATTCCATTTCGCCTGTATATGAGAATGTATCGTCTTCTGGCTTCAGATTTGACAATGATCGAGAAATAGTTGCCTATACGGTAACGCAGACAGCTCAAGTGAAGGTACGTGATACTGATAAAACTGGAGAAATACTTAGCTCTGTAGGGGACTTTGAGGTTAATAACCTTTCCGGAATTTCTTTCACAATTGACGATGAGTCAGAACTTATGGCGGAAGCGCGGGAAAAAGCTATAGAGAACGCGAGAGAAAAAGCCAAGACGCTCGCGCGTAATTTGGGTGTCGGTCTTGATGATGTAATTAGCTACAACGAAAACCAGGGCGGTTACCCGAGGCCATATCATGGAGATATGGCAAGACTTGAAGTGGAGGAAGATGGTGGCAGTTCCGCCCCAAGTATACCGGCCGGAGAAAACAGGATATCTGTAAATGTGGAAGTTACCTATAGGATCAGATAA
- the secE gene encoding preprotein translocase subunit SecE produces the protein MIERGLNYLRNVRGEVKHVSWPTQREIVSFTIVVIALSLLVAGMLGLFDVVLTEVIQSI, from the coding sequence ATGATCGAAAGAGGATTAAATTATCTAAGAAATGTGCGAGGGGAGGTAAAACACGTTAGCTGGCCGACACAACGTGAAATAGTTTCTTTTACTATTGTTGTTATTGCTCTATCCCTCTTGGTAGCGGGAATGCTTGGGCTTTTTGATGTAGTTCTAACTGAAGTTATCCAATCTATATAG
- a CDS encoding CAP domain-containing protein — protein MRFFVVILFLSSAFFFTPFLSAEAQTREELEARIEVLRETLRELKAELQEKLFEENKDFRFERDLNIGSRGRDVEKLQNFLAYNTQFYPEKMVTGYYGELTSAAVTRLKIEYNISEPGFGEESREALNDLFQKRSSFVVSTSGFTLEPEGTSDDEDNNDEDPVEGDANINTSSLARQIHIEVNKTRVRNGLNALVWDEELARVAREHSQEQSRDNEEITESEYLCQYPIIRHEGFENGFSIRDRVMNSDISFRSVGENIAMIPAIKSRTYSYGVDEEMPKCPEREEFSIEDVSDEEEYLDYIDGLLDKSQSVGSVDFIRAKRYTEDEIVDLTIEGWMDSPGHRENILYPDYTHSGIGVVRVNEYLIITHNFIGR, from the coding sequence ATGAGATTCTTTGTCGTCATACTATTTTTGTCTTCCGCTTTCTTCTTTACTCCGTTTTTAAGCGCGGAAGCCCAGACGCGCGAGGAGCTCGAAGCCAGAATAGAGGTTTTGAGAGAAACTCTGCGCGAGCTTAAGGCAGAACTGCAGGAGAAGTTGTTCGAAGAGAACAAGGATTTTCGGTTTGAACGGGATCTTAATATTGGCTCACGAGGTAGAGATGTGGAAAAGTTACAGAACTTCCTTGCGTACAACACTCAATTTTATCCGGAAAAAATGGTTACCGGATATTACGGCGAATTGACAAGTGCAGCCGTAACCAGATTAAAGATAGAATACAATATATCTGAGCCGGGCTTTGGTGAAGAATCTCGCGAAGCACTCAACGACCTATTTCAAAAGCGCTCATCTTTTGTAGTATCAACTTCCGGGTTCACCTTGGAGCCCGAAGGAACCAGTGACGACGAGGACAATAATGACGAAGATCCTGTAGAAGGGGACGCCAACATAAACACTTCTTCTTTAGCTAGGCAAATTCATATAGAGGTTAACAAAACCAGAGTCAGAAATGGACTTAATGCCCTGGTTTGGGATGAAGAATTAGCACGTGTAGCTCGCGAACACAGCCAAGAGCAATCAAGGGATAACGAAGAGATCACAGAGTCCGAATATCTTTGCCAGTATCCTATTATCCGGCACGAAGGTTTTGAGAACGGATTTTCAATAAGAGACCGAGTTATGAATTCTGATATTTCGTTCAGATCCGTGGGAGAGAACATTGCGATGATCCCCGCTATCAAGTCCAGAACCTATTCTTACGGGGTTGATGAAGAAATGCCAAAATGCCCAGAAAGAGAAGAGTTTTCTATCGAAGACGTCAGTGACGAAGAAGAATATTTAGATTATATCGACGGACTCCTGGATAAATCACAGTCTGTTGGTTCAGTGGACTTTATTCGAGCAAAAAGATATACAGAAGATGAGATAGTTGACCTGACGATAGAAGGATGGATGGATTCTCCCGGACATAGAGAAAACATACTTTATCCCGACTATACTCACAGTGGAATTGGAGTCGTCAGGGTCAATGAGTATCTAATAATTACACATAATTTCATTGGTAGATAG
- a CDS encoding AI-2E family transporter, translating into MFSKSFQKIQTRTFFITLLGVFALTVYMIAPFLTPLLWAAILASVFYPLNQKIQSIIKNENASSLITTTFIVLIVLVPVSVVAVMLVREMVGVYEYLSDPETVNTITSFVEAQRESGAFKGYMEGLEVEERIRDIFSTVASSLLAFVRQGSATTLSFIAKLFVMLYTLFYLLRDGKKLLLKVERLLPFGDDNERRLFEKFTSTSRATLKGTVFIAIIQAIIAGSSFLAVGLPAVVFLTIVAGFLALIPALGATLIVVPAAVYLFFTAPLWQGVLLLVAAVVINVSDNILRPVLAGSDIAMHPAVFLFATLGGLALFGVSGVVFGPVVMAFLLAMLEIYETRYKRDIDKEAGAKS; encoded by the coding sequence ATGTTTTCAAAAAGTTTTCAAAAAATACAAACAAGAACCTTTTTTATAACTTTACTCGGTGTCTTTGCTTTGACCGTTTATATGATCGCGCCTTTTTTGACTCCTTTGCTCTGGGCGGCGATTTTGGCGAGTGTTTTCTATCCCCTTAACCAAAAAATACAGTCCATCATAAAAAATGAGAACGCGAGCTCCCTCATTACAACTACTTTTATTGTACTCATAGTTCTGGTACCTGTTTCCGTGGTAGCCGTTATGCTTGTGCGGGAAATGGTGGGAGTGTATGAGTATCTCAGCGATCCGGAAACAGTAAACACCATAACCTCTTTCGTAGAAGCACAACGTGAGAGCGGCGCGTTCAAGGGATATATGGAAGGGCTTGAGGTAGAAGAGAGGATAAGAGATATCTTTAGCACCGTAGCTTCTTCATTACTTGCGTTTGTTCGGCAGGGCTCGGCTACTACGCTTTCTTTTATCGCCAAGTTATTTGTAATGCTTTACACGCTATTTTACCTTTTGCGTGATGGAAAGAAATTATTACTTAAAGTAGAGAGACTGCTTCCTTTTGGAGATGACAACGAAAGGAGGTTGTTTGAAAAGTTCACTTCCACTTCGCGCGCGACTTTAAAGGGAACTGTATTTATCGCGATCATACAAGCCATAATAGCCGGAAGTAGTTTTTTGGCGGTTGGATTGCCGGCAGTTGTCTTTCTCACTATCGTTGCCGGTTTCTTGGCTCTTATTCCCGCCTTAGGCGCGACCTTGATCGTGGTTCCGGCGGCAGTTTATTTATTTTTTACCGCTCCGCTTTGGCAGGGCGTACTCCTCTTGGTGGCAGCCGTTGTTATAAACGTCTCTGACAATATTTTGCGACCGGTTTTGGCGGGGAGCGATATAGCTATGCATCCGGCTGTATTTCTTTTCGCTACCTTAGGAGGGTTGGCTTTGTTTGGTGTCTCAGGCGTTGTTTTCGGGCCGGTAGTAATGGCTTTTCTTCTGGCAATGCTTGAAATATACGAAACACGCTACAAACGCGACATCGATAAAGAGGCTGGTGCGAAGTCCTAA
- the umuD gene encoding translesion error-prone DNA polymerase V autoproteolytic subunit, giving the protein MKERVKMIAKSEEDLSSVSAPLFTDRPQAGFPSPADDSVERSLDLNNYIIKNPATTFFVRAEGDSMKEAGIFSGDILVVDRSLEPKPGNIVIAAVFDELTIKRLEKKGGDYFLVAENSEYEPIKLTEEMESTVWGVVTNSVRSF; this is encoded by the coding sequence ATGAAAGAGAGAGTTAAAATGATAGCAAAGAGCGAGGAAGATCTTTCTTCGGTAAGCGCTCCCCTATTTACAGACAGGCCACAAGCCGGTTTTCCGTCTCCGGCTGATGACTCCGTAGAAAGATCACTTGATCTCAATAATTACATAATAAAAAACCCGGCCACTACTTTTTTCGTGCGTGCCGAAGGAGACTCGATGAAAGAAGCTGGTATTTTTTCCGGAGACATACTGGTGGTCGACAGATCACTTGAACCAAAACCCGGCAATATCGTCATAGCCGCCGTATTTGATGAATTGACCATAAAAAGACTGGAGAAAAAAGGTGGCGACTATTTCCTTGTGGCTGAAAATTCTGAGTATGAGCCCATCAAACTAACCGAGGAAATGGAGTCCACTGTTTGGGGAGTTGTAACCAATTCGGTGCGCTCATTTTAA
- a CDS encoding NAD(P)/FAD-dependent oxidoreductase has protein sequence MSKTKVVIVGGGFGGVYAARSLLRSGYDVTLISRTNFFIFTPLLHEVATGALNASDITFEYSDFFHNTDFTFYRENVRETDFESHKVVTSDGEEIFYDYLIVSTGAKTNFFGTKGEENALELKTIEDANEIKRRIIKKAQGIERNVSVNVIGGGPTGSELVFEIKEFLETIKKYSSSLEYSVRLIHADKNLCPNFPMSVQDYTLATMKRVGIDIRLETFVTEITPEGVITKEGEKIDGDLNIWTAGVSPNTEIVGESFKDEKGNVIVDDNLRVAGREREFAIGDVMTREGEVIPKLAQTAIRQGKGVAKNIKLHNQGKEMTRYEVKLKGILLSLGKGRGAGKLFGFDVKGFFGWMVWKGAYLTKVPGFRNKVEVFSTWTINLFSSRDLYEK, from the coding sequence ATGTCAAAGACAAAAGTAGTTATAGTAGGAGGCGGATTTGGGGGAGTTTACGCGGCAAGATCGCTTTTGCGCTCAGGGTATGACGTTACGCTGATCTCGCGTACTAATTTCTTTATTTTTACTCCACTCCTGCACGAGGTGGCTACTGGCGCTCTGAACGCAAGCGACATTACATTTGAATATTCGGACTTTTTTCATAACACCGACTTCACGTTCTATCGCGAGAACGTAAGAGAGACGGATTTCGAATCTCACAAAGTTGTTACCTCTGACGGAGAAGAGATCTTTTACGATTATCTTATTGTTTCGACGGGGGCGAAAACAAACTTTTTTGGTACTAAAGGGGAAGAGAACGCTCTCGAGTTAAAGACCATAGAAGATGCTAACGAAATAAAACGGCGTATTATAAAGAAAGCTCAAGGTATTGAACGCAACGTTTCGGTGAATGTTATCGGGGGAGGGCCAACCGGATCTGAGTTGGTCTTTGAAATAAAGGAATTTTTGGAAACCATCAAAAAATATTCATCCTCGCTTGAATATTCGGTTCGTCTTATTCACGCTGATAAAAATCTTTGTCCCAATTTTCCGATGTCGGTTCAGGATTATACTTTAGCGACAATGAAACGCGTTGGTATAGATATACGGCTTGAGACGTTTGTTACAGAAATTACACCCGAGGGTGTAATAACTAAAGAGGGTGAGAAAATTGATGGTGATCTGAATATTTGGACTGCGGGCGTTTCCCCCAATACCGAAATCGTGGGTGAGTCATTTAAAGATGAAAAAGGTAACGTAATAGTGGACGATAATCTTCGTGTAGCGGGACGCGAAAGAGAGTTTGCTATCGGCGATGTTATGACCCGAGAAGGTGAAGTTATTCCCAAGCTTGCTCAAACAGCCATTCGCCAGGGAAAGGGCGTGGCTAAAAACATAAAACTTCATAATCAAGGAAAAGAAATGACCCGATACGAGGTTAAGCTCAAAGGCATCTTGCTTTCCTTAGGAAAGGGTAGAGGTGCGGGGAAATTGTTCGGCTTTGATGTTAAAGGATTCTTCGGTTGGATGGTCTGGAAAGGCGCGTATCTGACCAAAGTGCCGGGCTTCAGAAATAAGGTTGAAGTATTTTCCACTTGGACCATCAATCTTTTTTCTTCACGAGATCTCTACGAAAAATAA
- a CDS encoding Y-family DNA polymerase, with the protein MNKRTYTALVDCNNFFVSCERLFRPELGERPVVVLSNNDGCVVARSNEVKRMGIPMGAPYFQVKDSLKQKGVTVFSGNFSLYNDLSKRVMSVIDDCAEEIEVYSIDESFVTLRGDKLEVERQAREIKKRVERGTGIPVSIGVSSSKTLAKLASEKAKSTGVFMISEDEREAILRETDVGEIWGVGRQLRSRLSSSNIVSALALAESSDQWLRATLGLSGLRVAYELRGVKALSDDHLRKDKKAIISSRSFGKKTRQKKDLEESVAHHITNAARKMRKQCSAAKYVSVTISVQERSNKKSLSGFRDLLYHTNDSLELIKHAHDILSEIYQDNSLYCKAGVLLSDFTQIELAPEKTLFEDLKTKDRKELMDTLDTIEKKHGQNALFSAAVGIRQSWSLRSEFSSPAYTTQWKSLPSVKTSP; encoded by the coding sequence ATGAATAAAAGAACTTACACTGCTCTGGTAGATTGCAACAATTTCTTCGTATCCTGCGAGCGACTTTTTCGTCCCGAGCTAGGAGAAAGGCCGGTAGTTGTATTGTCCAATAACGACGGTTGCGTGGTAGCCCGCTCTAATGAAGTGAAAAGAATGGGTATCCCGATGGGAGCACCCTATTTTCAGGTAAAAGATTCTTTGAAACAAAAAGGAGTTACCGTCTTCTCCGGTAACTTTTCCCTTTACAACGATTTGTCCAAGAGAGTTATGAGCGTGATCGATGATTGTGCAGAAGAGATAGAAGTTTATTCCATAGACGAGAGCTTCGTAACTCTCAGAGGCGACAAGTTAGAGGTGGAACGTCAAGCTCGCGAAATAAAGAAACGAGTGGAGCGCGGTACGGGCATCCCTGTTTCGATCGGCGTATCTTCAAGTAAGACGCTGGCCAAGCTCGCGAGCGAGAAAGCAAAAAGCACGGGGGTCTTTATGATCTCTGAAGATGAACGCGAGGCAATTCTCAGAGAAACCGATGTCGGTGAAATATGGGGTGTGGGAAGACAACTGCGCTCCAGGCTATCAAGCTCTAATATAGTCTCGGCTCTCGCCTTGGCGGAATCTAGCGATCAATGGCTTCGCGCCACACTCGGATTATCCGGACTCAGGGTGGCTTACGAGTTGCGCGGAGTAAAAGCGCTATCTGACGACCACCTTCGTAAAGACAAGAAGGCAATAATATCTTCGCGTTCATTCGGAAAAAAGACCCGCCAAAAGAAAGACCTGGAAGAGTCGGTTGCTCATCACATAACCAACGCGGCACGAAAGATGCGAAAACAATGTAGCGCGGCAAAGTATGTGTCAGTCACGATCAGCGTGCAAGAAAGGAGCAACAAAAAAAGCCTTTCTGGCTTTCGCGATCTTTTATATCACACGAACGATTCTCTGGAGTTGATCAAACACGCCCACGACATACTCTCGGAGATCTATCAGGACAATTCATTGTACTGTAAAGCCGGCGTTCTTTTGTCTGATTTTACTCAAATCGAACTTGCTCCCGAAAAAACTCTGTTTGAGGATCTAAAAACAAAAGACAGAAAAGAGCTTATGGATACCCTTGACACTATCGAGAAAAAGCACGGCCAAAACGCGCTTTTCTCCGCGGCTGTGGGTATAAGACAAAGCTGGTCTTTGCGGAGTGAGTTTTCTTCTCCGGCTTATACTACCCAATGGAAAAGTCTTCCTAGTGTCAAAACAAGCCCTTAA